The following proteins come from a genomic window of Dreissena polymorpha isolate Duluth1 chromosome 1, UMN_Dpol_1.0, whole genome shotgun sequence:
- the LOC127882275 gene encoding APGW-amide-related neuropeptide-like produces MEAEKRRWSEFSSWGKRADDQSDMYDDSPEKRKWEKFSSWGKRSDDQMYKRKWFPLMSWGKRGDMSQEDKEQVKRAWSRFASWGKRYSAPRSWVSLGAWGKRRWTGMATWGKRSVNNDRDDVFAADTAQTLLPLFDLNGDDALDIGELQTYVRALFDLSKPEPEPKDDNSGHE; encoded by the exons ATGGAAGCAGAAAAACGCAGGTGGTCTGAATTTTCGTCGTGGGGAAAACGCGCTGATGATCAGTCTGATATGTACGATGATAGTCCAGAAAAGCGAAAGTGGGAAAAATTCTCTTCGTGGGGCAAACGTAGCGATGACCAAATGTACAAGCGTAAGTGGTTCCCCTTAATGTCGTGGGGAAAACGAGGTGATATGTCTCAAGAAGACAAAGAGCAAGTGAAGAGAGCATGGTCCAGGTTTGCCTCGTGGGGGAAGCGATATAGCGCACCGCGTTCCTGGGTCAGTCTGGGCGCCTGGGGAAAGCGACGATGGACCGGCATGGCTACTTGGGGAAAGCGCTCCGTAAACAATGATCGTGACGATGTATTTGCCGCTGATACTGCACAAACACTGCTTCCTCTTTTTGATTTGAATG GTGACGATGCTCTAGACATAGGCGAATTGCAAACATACGTCAGGGCGTTGTTTGATTTGTCCAAACCGGAACCGGAACCCAAAGACGATAATTCCGGGCATGAGTAA